ACCGCGGCATTCGCCACCACGTCCGCCCGGGTGAATATCCACGCTGCGCGCAGATGCACCTCTCCCCGGCGATGCGTTGCCAGCAGACGCAGCACGATTACGTTCACCACCAGCGCAATCGAGGCGACCGCGATCATCCAGGGCCCCTCTGGCGCGGCCCCCGCAAAGAAGCGCCGCGCCACCTCCGCCAGCAGCCCTAGGCCAAGTGCGAACAGCGCGATGCCGCTGCCCAATGCCGCATTAGCCTTGAAGCGGGACGATGCGCCGATCGCCACCAGCGCGATTGCGTAGACGGCAGCGTCCGAAAGCATGTCGAGCCCGTCGGCGATGAGCCCGGTCGACCCGGCGCGCAGGCCGCTCGCCAGTTCGACGACGAACATTACCGCGTTCAGCGCCAGCGCGATACGCAGCGCATGCTTCTGCGCAGCCGTTTCCAGCGCGGGGGGCTCGCATCCGCAATCGCTCATGCGTAAGGACCTTGCATTGCTGGCGGCGCGCCGCGGCCGAGGAGGAAGTGGGCGCGGATCATAGCCGCCCGCCTTTCCAGACCACACGGCCGACCACCTCGACCTCGCTCAGATCTACCTCCAGCGCGGGATAGGCACGGTTCTCGCTCAGCAGAGTTATCCGCCCCTGCCCCGCCAGCGCCACCCGCTTGACCAGCAAGCTGTCGTCCATCCGCACGATATGGATCGCATCGCGCAGCGGGCGCGGGGTGCGATCGACCAGAATTTCGTCGCCCTTGCGGAGCAGCGGCTCCATCGAATCGCCTTCCACCGTCAGCACCGACAGCATCCTGGGGTCGAAGCCATTGTCGCGCAGCCAGCGGGCGGAGAAGCCGAAATGGTCGAACGGTTTCTCGCCCTGCGCGAATTGGCCTGGTCCTGCCGACGCGGCGATCCCCAAACGCGGGATGGCGACGAAGGATTTATCCGCCTTTCCGCCGCCCGCATAGGAATTTTCCTCCCGACCGCCCAGCTCGCTTTCCGCCACGCCAAAGAATTCGGCCAGCCGCCGCCGGTCGCCTTCCTCCAGCTTGCGGGGACTGCCCTTGCGCACGAACTGCTGCAGATAGCTGGGATTGCGCCCGATCATTTCCGATAGCGCGGCAAGGCTGGCGCGCTTTTCCTGCGCCAAGGCGAGCAGGCGCTCGCGCGGTTCGGATGATGGATCGGACGTCATGATCGTCCACCCTCCCTATCAGTAGGAAAAATCCTAGACAAGTAGGATTTCGAGTGGAACGAATCAGAACAGAACAGGAACACAGATTCGCAGCCTTCGGAGATCCTTCCATGCTGATACGCCGTATCGAGCGATTCCTCAGGGAATTCGACATGCCCGCGACCAAGTTCGGTCGCCTCGCCGCGCACGATCCGCGCTTCGTGCTCGACCTCAGGAACGGGCGCGAACCGCGCAGCGGCACCGTGTCCCGGATCGACCGGTTCATGACCGACTGGCGGAGCGCGCGCCATGCATGAGGAACGCCCCCTCCCCCGCCGCCCGCGCGCCCGTCGTACCCCCGCCGACCGCCTGCGCGCCGCGCTTCTCGCCCTGGCCGATGGTCACGGGATCGTTCGCGCGCATCGAGAAACCCCTTGGGCCAGCATCACCTTCGCCGGGGCGCGGCACCGTGTGGTGTTGTGTTTCGAAGGCGCGGAAGCCATCGCGGCAGGCGAGCAATTCAGCGCCGACCTGCCCGAACACGAGTTCACGATCCCCGGCCAGCTGGTCGCCGATGCCACCGTTGTAGAGGTGGACCATGTGCTGCTGCCCCAGCCGC
Above is a genomic segment from Erythrobacter sp. 3-20A1M containing:
- a CDS encoding S24 family peptidase is translated as MTSDPSSEPRERLLALAQEKRASLAALSEMIGRNPSYLQQFVRKGSPRKLEEGDRRRLAEFFGVAESELGGREENSYAGGGKADKSFVAIPRLGIAASAGPGQFAQGEKPFDHFGFSARWLRDNGFDPRMLSVLTVEGDSMEPLLRKGDEILVDRTPRPLRDAIHIVRMDDSLLVKRVALAGQGRITLLSENRAYPALEVDLSEVEVVGRVVWKGGRL
- a CDS encoding cation diffusion facilitator family transporter — translated: MSDCGCEPPALETAAQKHALRIALALNAVMFVVELASGLRAGSTGLIADGLDMLSDAAVYAIALVAIGASSRFKANAALGSGIALFALGLGLLAEVARRFFAGAAPEGPWMIAVASIALVVNVIVLRLLATHRRGEVHLRAAWIFTRADVVANAAVIASGLAVLATGIGYFDLIVGAAIGLYVLREAVEIVSEVRQARRTV